From Eubalaena glacialis isolate mEubGla1 chromosome 5, mEubGla1.1.hap2.+ XY, whole genome shotgun sequence, one genomic window encodes:
- the PCDH10 gene encoding protocadherin-10 — protein MIVLLFFALLWMVEGVFSQLHYTVQEEQEHGTFVGNIAEDLGLDITKLSARGFQTAPNSRTPYLDLNLETGVLYVNEKIDREQICKQSPSCVLHLEVFLENPLELFRVEIEVLDINDNPPSFPEPDLTVEISESATPGTRFPLESAFDPDVGTNSLRDYEITPNSYFSLDVQTQGDGNRFAELVLEKPLDREQQAVHRYVLTAVDGGGGGGGGEGGGGGAGGGLLPQQQRTGTALLTIRVLDSNDNVPAFDQPVYTVSLPENSPPGTLVIQLNATDPDEGQNGEVVYSFSSHISPRARELFGLSPRTGRLEVSGELDYEESPVYQVYVQAKDLGPNAVPAHCKVIVRVLDANDNAPEISFSTVKEAVSEGAAPGTVVALFSVTDRDAEENGQVQCELLGDVPFRLKSSFKNYYTIVTEAPLDREAGDSYTLTVVARDRGEPALSTSKSIQVQVSDVNDNAPRFSQPVYDVYVTENNVPGAYIYAVSATDRDEGANAQLAYSILECQIQGMSVFTYVSINSENGYLYALRSFDYEQLKDFSFQVEARDAGSPQALAGNATVNILIVDQNDNAPAIVAPLPGRNGTPAREVLPRSAEPGYLLTRVAAVDADDGENARLTYSIVRGNEMNLFRMDWRTGELRTARRVPAKRDPQRPYELVIEVRDHGQPPLSSTATLVVQLVDGAVEPQGGGGGGGSGEHQRPSRSGGGETSLDLTLILIIALGSVSFIFLLAMIVLAVRCQKEKKLNIYTCLASDCCLCCCCCSGGGSTCCGRQARARKKKLSKSDIMLVQSSNVPSNPAQVPVEESGSFGSHHHNQNYCYQVCLTPESAKTDLMFLKPCSPSRSTDTEHNPCGAIVTGYTDQQPDIISNGSILSNEVRLKRQDHHLSSPPSESLL, from the coding sequence ATGATTGTGCTATTATTCTTCGCCTTGCTCTGGATGGTGGAAGGAGTCTTTTCCCAGCTTCACTACACGGTGCAGGAGGAGCAGGAACATGGCACTTTCGTGGGGAATATCGCTGAAGATCTGGGCTTGGACATTACAAAACTTTCGGCTCGCGGGTTTCAAACGGCGCCCAACTCTCGGACCCCTTACTTGGACCTCAACCTGGAGACCGGGGTGTTGTACGTGAATGAGAAGATTGACCGCGAGCAAATCTGCAAGCAGAGCCCCTCCTGCGTCCTGCACCTCGAGGTCTTCCTGGAAAACCCCCTGGAGCTGTTCCGGGTGGAGATCGAGGTGTTGGACATCAATGACAACCCCCCCTCCTTCCCGGAGCCGGACCTGACCGTGGAGATCTCTGAGAGCGCCACGCCGGGCACCCGCTTCCCCTTGGAGAGCGCATTCGACCCAGACGTGGGCACCAACTCCTTGCGCGACTACGAGATCACCCCCAACAGCTACTTCTCCCTGGACGTGCAGACCCAGGGGGATGGCAACCGATTCGCCGAGCTGGTGCTGGAGAAGCCGCTGGACCGAGAGCAGCAAGCGGTGCACCGCTACGTGCTGACCGCGGTGgacgggggaggaggagggggaggaggagaaggaggagggggcggcGCGGGAGGGGGCCTGCTCCCCCAGCAGCAGCGCACCGGCACGGCCCTACTCACCATCCGAGTGCTGGACTCCAACGACAATGTGCCCGCCTTCGACCAACCCGTCTACACTGTGTCCCTCCCAGAGAACTCGCCGCCGGGCACGCTCGTGATCCAGCTTAACGCCACAGACCCAGATGAGGGCCAGAATGGCGAGGTCGTGTACTCCTTCAGCAGCCACATTTCGCCCCGGGCGCGGGAGCTCTTCGGACTCTCTCCTCGCACTGGCCGACTGGAGGTGAGCGGCGAGCTGGACTACGAAGAGAGCCCGGTGTACCAAGTGTACGTGCAAGCCAAGGACCTGGGCCCCAACGCCgtgcccgcgcactgcaaggtgATAGTGAGAGTGCTGGATGCCAACGACAACGCGCCGGAGATCAGCTTCAGCACCGTGAAGGAGGCGGTGAGCGAGGGCGCGGCGCCCGGCACGGTGGTGGCCTTGTTCAGCGTGACCGACCGCGacgcagaggagaatgggcaggTGCAGTGCGAGCTGCTGGGGGATGTGCCGTTCCGCCTCAAGTCTTCCTTCAAAAACTACTATACCATCGTGACCGAGGCCCCTCTGGACCGAGAGGCGGGGGACTCCTACACCCTGACCGTGGTGGCTCGGGACCGGGGCGAGCCTGCGCTCTCCACCAGTAAGTCGATCCAGGTGCAAGTGTCCGATGTGAACGACAACGCACCGCGATTCAGCCAGCCGGTCTACGACGTGTATGTGACCGAAAACAATGTGCCGGGCGCCTACATCTACGCGGTGAGCGCCACAGACCGTGACGAGGGCGCCAACGCCCAGCTAGCCTACTCTATCCTCGAGTGCCAGATCCAGGGCATGAGCGTCTTCACTTACGTGTCCATCAACTCCGAGAACGGCTACTTGTACGCCCTGCGCTCCTTCGACTACGAGCAGCTCAAGGACTTCAGCTTCCAGGTGGAAGCCCGGGACGCCGGCAGCCCTCAGGCGCTGGCTGGCAACGCCACCGTCAACATCCTCATCGTGGATCAGAACGACAACGCCCCTGCCATAGTGGCGCCCCTTCCGGGGCGCAACGGGACTCCGGCGCGCGAGGTGCTGCCCCGCTCGGCGGAGCCCGGTTACCTGCTGACCCGCGTAGCCGCGGTGGACGCGGACGACGGCGAGAACGCCCGGCTCACCTACAGCATTGTGCGGGGTAACGAAATGAACCTCTTCCGCATGGACTGGCGCACCGGGGAGCTCCGCACGGCGCGCCGGGTGCCGGCCAAGCGCGACCCCCAGCGGCCTTACGAGCTGGTGATCGAGGTGCGCGACCACGGGCAACCTCCCCTGTCCTCCACCGCCACCCTGGTGGTGCAGCTGGTGGATGGCGCTGTCGAGCcccagggcgggggcgggggcggggggtcaGGGGAGCACCAGCGCCCCAGCCGCTCCGGCGGCGGGGAGACCTCGCTGGACCTCACCCTCATCCTCATCATCGCGCTGGGCTCGGTGTCCTTCATCTTCCTGCTGGCCATGATCGTGCTTGCCGTGCGTTGCCAAAAAGAGAAGAAGCTCAACATCTACACGTGTCTGGCCAGCGACTGCtgcctctgctgctgctgctgcagcggTGGCGGCTCGACCTGCTGCGGCCGCCAAGCCCGGGCGCGCAAGAAGAAACTCAGCAAGTCGGACATCATGCTGGTGCAAAGCTCCAACGTACCCAGTAACCCGGCCCAAGTGCCGGTGGAGGAGTCCGGGAGCTTTGGCTCCCATCACCACAACCAGAATTACTGCTACCAGGTCTGCCTGACCCCCGAGTCCGCCAAGACCGACCTGATGTTCCTTAAACCCTGCAGCCCTTCGCGGAGTACGGACACTGAGCACAACCCTTGCGGGGCCATCGTCACGGGCTACACAGACCAGCAGCCCGACATCATCTCCAACGGAAGCATTTTGTCCAACGAGGTAAGGCTGAAGCGCCAGGACCACCATCTCTCATCTCCTCCATCTGAAAGCCTCCTCTAG